Proteins encoded together in one Myxococcales bacterium window:
- a CDS encoding Uma2 family endonuclease — translation MTTKGFKVDADDPRAPPADVWEAMTEAERAKVIASLPSEIPRAHPPEGDRHFLPKIKAREALGEYFRRIGRGVYLGSELPVYYPGERVFAPDLIAVLDVDPHPRERWAVSQEKRGVDLALEITLHGDPKKDLERNVVLFARLGIPEYFVLDARTSRLIGYRLAPGDSTYTPIVPQGGRWTSKVLGLDLSLEAGRVRFFHGSAALPEASELIVRLEGMMDDLTTRVETTDRAREEADRAREEADRAREEADRAREEADRAREEADRAREEAEARAERLAKRLRELGVDPDDT, via the coding sequence ATGACCACCAAGGGATTCAAGGTCGACGCCGATGACCCGAGGGCGCCGCCCGCGGACGTGTGGGAGGCCATGACCGAGGCCGAGCGCGCGAAGGTCATAGCGTCCCTCCCCTCCGAGATCCCGCGCGCCCACCCTCCGGAGGGAGACAGGCATTTTCTCCCCAAAATCAAGGCACGCGAGGCCCTCGGCGAGTACTTCCGCCGCATCGGCCGAGGCGTCTACCTCGGGTCCGAGCTGCCGGTGTACTACCCCGGCGAGCGGGTCTTCGCCCCCGACCTCATCGCCGTGCTCGACGTCGATCCGCATCCGCGCGAGCGTTGGGCCGTCTCCCAAGAGAAGCGCGGCGTGGATCTGGCCCTCGAGATCACTCTCCACGGCGACCCGAAAAAGGACCTCGAACGCAACGTCGTGCTCTTCGCGCGGCTCGGCATCCCCGAGTACTTCGTGTTGGACGCGCGCACCTCGCGGCTCATCGGCTACCGGCTCGCCCCCGGCGATTCGACCTACACCCCCATCGTCCCGCAGGGCGGTCGCTGGACCTCCAAGGTGCTCGGCCTCGATCTCTCGCTCGAAGCGGGGCGCGTGCGCTTCTTCCACGGCTCGGCCGCGCTGCCGGAGGCCTCCGAGCTCATCGTCCGGCTCGAGGGCATGATGGACGATCTCACGACGCGCGTGGAGACCACGGACCGCGCACGCGAAGAAGCCGACCGCGCTCGCGAAGAAGCCGACCGTGCACGCGAAGAGGCCGACCGCGCTCGCGAAGAAGCCGACCGCGCTCGCGAAGAAGCCGACCGCGCACGCGAAGAAGCCGAGGCCCGCGCCGAGCGGCTCGCCAAGCGGCTGCGCGAGCTCGGGGTCGACCCCGACGACACCTGA